In Halobacillus amylolyticus, the following proteins share a genomic window:
- the thiD gene encoding bifunctional hydroxymethylpyrimidine kinase/phosphomethylpyrimidine kinase: MSIPRTLTIAGSAAQGSAGIQADLKTFQELDVYGMSAITAIVANNSTTEQGIFTQQIEAIEAQIHASFEHVGPDALKTGMLFTEPIIKRTSEIIASSSVKGIVVDPVMIGKMGSQLLQDEAIETLITHLLPLATIITPNLQEAARILDEPLPQSPEAMEAAACKLHQLGPDYVLIKGGSLKNHAAVDILYDGSTVKRFESERVNTIHTSGAGCTYSAAITAELAKGKTVEEAVGIAKAFVTSAIQHALSFNRGIGSTNHAAHRKY, translated from the coding sequence ATGAGTATACCACGAACACTAACCATCGCAGGATCAGCAGCCCAAGGGAGTGCCGGTATTCAAGCCGACCTGAAAACCTTTCAAGAACTAGACGTCTACGGTATGAGCGCCATCACAGCCATCGTCGCCAACAACTCCACAACAGAACAAGGCATTTTTACACAACAAATCGAAGCCATCGAAGCACAGATCCACGCATCCTTCGAGCACGTTGGACCAGATGCACTAAAGACCGGCATGCTTTTCACCGAGCCGATTATCAAGCGAACCAGTGAAATAATTGCATCCTCTTCGGTAAAAGGGATCGTAGTCGACCCCGTTATGATTGGGAAAATGGGGTCACAACTCCTCCAAGATGAGGCAATCGAAACGCTAATCACTCACCTGCTGCCGCTTGCAACGATCATCACACCCAACCTGCAAGAAGCGGCACGAATACTAGATGAACCTTTGCCACAATCCCCTGAAGCGATGGAGGCCGCCGCCTGCAAGCTCCATCAGCTAGGGCCAGATTATGTACTCATCAAAGGCGGTTCACTTAAAAACCATGCTGCCGTTGATATTCTATATGACGGGAGTACAGTGAAGCGCTTTGAGTCTGAGCGTGTTAACACGATCCATACAAGTGGAGCAGGATGTACGTATTCAGCAGCCATCACCGCTGAACTTGCCAAAGGGAAAACGGTAGAAGAGGCTGTAGGCATCGCAAAAGCGTTCGTAACAAGCGCCATCCAACATGCCCTCTCCTTCAACCGTGGCATCGGCTCAACCAACCACGCCGCCCACAGAAAATACTAG
- the trhO gene encoding oxygen-dependent tRNA uridine(34) hydroxylase TrhO: MSSQDYRVLLYYKYVDLPDYEEYCANHLKFCKDLDLRGRIIVAPEGINGTVSGTVEQVEQYMGYVRSDERFADIHFKIDEHEGHAFKKMHCRVKPELVNWSIEDDDIDPKEIGGKHLKPKEFYEMLQDDDTVVIDGRNEYEYRIGHFRNAIQPGVEHSREFPEWIAENADQWKDKKVITYCTGGIRCEKLTGILMKNGVEDVYQLEGGVNTYGKDPEVKGQLFDGKLYVFDERISVPVNQVEEKVVAECEHCGKVEDRMINCSNPVCNRQYVCCAECEEEHHAACTTECKEHPENRWDAVRKKQIDKYDRINN; the protein is encoded by the coding sequence ATGAGCTCACAAGATTACCGAGTTCTGTTGTATTATAAATATGTTGATCTACCCGATTACGAAGAGTATTGTGCGAATCATTTAAAATTCTGTAAAGATCTTGACCTTCGCGGTCGTATTATTGTTGCTCCTGAGGGAATCAATGGGACGGTTTCTGGAACTGTTGAACAAGTGGAGCAGTATATGGGCTATGTACGCTCAGATGAACGTTTTGCAGATATTCACTTTAAAATAGATGAACATGAAGGACATGCGTTTAAGAAAATGCACTGCCGTGTGAAGCCTGAGCTTGTAAACTGGAGCATTGAGGATGATGACATCGATCCGAAAGAAATAGGTGGAAAACACTTGAAGCCGAAGGAATTTTACGAGATGCTTCAGGATGATGACACCGTCGTGATTGATGGGCGTAACGAATATGAATACCGTATTGGCCATTTTCGCAATGCGATCCAGCCTGGAGTCGAGCATTCTCGTGAATTCCCAGAATGGATTGCCGAGAACGCGGATCAATGGAAGGATAAGAAAGTGATCACCTATTGCACCGGTGGTATTCGCTGTGAAAAGCTGACCGGCATTTTGATGAAAAATGGTGTGGAAGATGTGTACCAGCTTGAAGGCGGTGTGAATACGTATGGAAAAGACCCTGAAGTAAAGGGACAGCTTTTTGATGGAAAATTATACGTATTTGATGAGCGCATTTCCGTACCTGTGAACCAGGTTGAAGAAAAAGTAGTTGCGGAATGTGAGCATTGCGGCAAGGTGGAAGACCGAATGATTAACTGCAGCAACCCTGTATGTAATCGTCAGTACGTTTGCTGTGCAGAATGTGAAGAAGAGCATCATGCAGCTTGTACAACAGAATGTAAAGAGCACCCAGAGAATCGCTGGGATGCCGTTCGCAAAAAACAAATCGATAAATATGATCGTATTAACAATTAA
- a CDS encoding flotillin family protein yields MTMVKILSILIPILIVVVIAAVVGFFWLKLRYRTSKSNEALIITGPKLGDPEKETNIFSDDEGRSMKIIRGGGYRLKMFQTSTPVNLTSFQLKLETPRVYTNGGVPIVADAVAMVKVADSLKGIANYAEQFLGKEQSEIETEIVEVLGSNLRAILSKMTVEGINEDRESFNEQVTKIAQQQLDAMGFKITSLGLTDLRDADEDNGYLENLGRPRIAEVRKQAEIAEADSERETRMHVARTDQEAKEEEYKRETSIAQSRKEKDIKDAAFKEETERARAQTEQSYELERTKLAKEVQEEDLQLKRRAKEEQLELQHIERERSVKLEEEEAKVRKAKADAQAYETTKRAEADARKSSIAGEAQARIKKEEGLAEAEVIREKGRAEAESRRLIAEAMEKHGDIIIVEKMIEMLPLFAEKISAPLNNIDSVKIIDSGNGQGVPSFGKSVTQTMMDMHEPLKELTGFDITDMLSSISKNGTSVNTEADKQSNAQALNEGTYKEKE; encoded by the coding sequence ATGACAATGGTTAAGATTCTATCAATCTTAATACCTATTTTAATTGTCGTGGTTATCGCGGCAGTGGTAGGGTTCTTTTGGTTGAAGCTTCGTTATCGAACATCGAAGTCTAACGAAGCATTGATTATTACTGGTCCTAAATTGGGGGACCCAGAGAAAGAAACCAATATTTTCAGTGATGATGAAGGCCGTTCCATGAAGATCATTCGCGGGGGCGGGTATCGCTTAAAGATGTTCCAAACGTCAACACCGGTGAACTTGACATCTTTTCAGTTAAAGCTTGAAACCCCTCGTGTCTACACAAACGGTGGAGTCCCGATTGTGGCGGATGCTGTCGCGATGGTTAAGGTTGCGGATAGCTTAAAAGGAATTGCTAACTATGCAGAGCAATTTTTAGGGAAAGAACAGTCTGAAATTGAAACCGAGATCGTTGAAGTATTAGGGAGTAATCTACGTGCCATCCTTTCTAAAATGACTGTTGAAGGCATCAATGAAGATCGGGAAAGCTTTAACGAACAAGTGACAAAGATTGCTCAGCAGCAGTTGGATGCCATGGGGTTCAAAATCACATCACTAGGACTAACAGATTTACGTGATGCCGATGAAGATAATGGATACTTAGAAAACTTGGGCCGTCCACGTATTGCGGAAGTTAGAAAACAGGCAGAAATTGCAGAGGCAGACAGCGAGCGTGAAACCCGGATGCATGTTGCCCGTACAGATCAAGAAGCGAAAGAGGAAGAGTATAAGCGGGAAACATCTATTGCCCAATCACGTAAGGAAAAAGATATTAAGGACGCTGCTTTTAAAGAAGAAACTGAACGAGCGCGTGCTCAAACAGAACAATCCTATGAATTAGAGCGCACCAAGCTGGCTAAAGAAGTGCAGGAAGAAGACTTACAGCTTAAGCGCCGCGCCAAAGAAGAACAACTTGAACTTCAACACATCGAACGTGAACGCTCGGTGAAATTAGAAGAAGAAGAAGCCAAAGTCCGGAAAGCCAAAGCCGATGCACAAGCTTACGAAACGACTAAACGTGCCGAAGCTGATGCACGGAAATCCTCTATTGCAGGGGAAGCACAGGCTCGAATTAAAAAAGAAGAAGGGCTGGCAGAAGCTGAAGTTATTCGTGAAAAAGGTAGGGCAGAAGCGGAGTCCAGACGTTTGATTGCTGAAGCGATGGAAAAACACGGTGACATCATTATCGTTGAGAAAATGATTGAAATGCTACCACTGTTCGCTGAGAAGATTTCGGCTCCATTGAACAATATTGATTCCGTAAAAATCATCGATTCAGGGAACGGTCAAGGTGTCCCATCCTTTGGAAAGAGTGTGACCCAAACGATGATGGATATGCACGAACCACTAAAAGAATTAACAGGATTTGATATTACCGACATGCTTTCCTCTATCAGTAAAAACGGTACAAGTGTGAATACAGAAGCAGATAAACAGTCGAACGCACAAGCCCTAAATGAAGGGACATATAAGGAAAAAGAATAA
- a CDS encoding cysteine hydrolase family protein, with product MNRALIVIDYTNDFVANEGALTCGEPGQNIEDPLVQATEEFLEKGEYVVMAVDIHEEVDPYHPETKLFPPHNLRGTEGRRLYGKLKHLYDVHRSEVYFMDKTRYSTFHCTDLDVKLRERGIKEIHLIGVCTDICVLHTAVDAYNLGYKIVVHKEATASFNLAGHEWALGHFKNVLGAEVR from the coding sequence ATGAATCGTGCACTTATTGTAATTGATTATACAAATGATTTTGTGGCAAACGAAGGCGCCCTTACTTGTGGGGAGCCTGGTCAGAATATTGAGGATCCCCTAGTTCAGGCTACGGAAGAATTTCTGGAAAAAGGGGAATATGTCGTGATGGCTGTTGATATACATGAGGAAGTTGATCCGTACCACCCTGAGACAAAATTGTTCCCTCCCCACAATCTTCGGGGCACAGAAGGCAGGCGTTTATATGGCAAGCTGAAACATTTGTATGATGTTCATCGTTCCGAGGTTTATTTTATGGATAAAACTCGTTACAGTACTTTTCACTGTACGGATTTGGATGTGAAGCTTCGTGAGCGTGGGATTAAAGAGATTCATTTAATTGGTGTTTGCACTGATATTTGTGTGCTTCATACCGCAGTTGATGCTTATAATTTAGGATATAAGATTGTGGTTCATAAAGAGGCGACGGCTAGCTTTAACCTGGCGGGGCACGAATGGGCACTTGGACATTTTAAAAATGTCCTGGGGGCTGAAGTTAGGTAA
- a CDS encoding MFS transporter yields the protein MWFANFFIAGSITMVLPFLSLYIEELGDFSSSFVQTWSGLVFGITFVTAFIFSPIWGRIGDKYGRRNILIFSATGLALSVLLMGFATTVWQLFLLRLFMGIFTGFIPMSQALIATQTPKRIAGQVLGTLQTGSITGSLLGPLIGGLVADSIGYGTTFQLVSVTVFLSAIIVFLGIHEQTIEKEEEGEKSSYTSREVIQHIVRHPVLLMVMIVSMFVQIAHFSIQPILSLYVGELHGPANLALFSGIAFSAAGLGNLLMAQRWGRIADRKGYVKILVFLLFMAGIVYIPAAFVTNIWQLVGLRFLLGVSIGGIIPVRTAYIRQEAPLAMQGEVLGYNTSIRFLGNIIGPAMGGILSGLYGFSAVFFVTSGLLILCGAVMFMTMHKNPQAVRHAHSV from the coding sequence ATGTGGTTTGCCAACTTCTTCATAGCTGGTAGTATTACGATGGTTTTACCGTTTTTATCCTTATATATTGAAGAACTTGGTGACTTTTCTAGTTCTTTCGTGCAAACGTGGTCAGGGTTAGTCTTTGGAATCACGTTTGTTACGGCATTTATTTTCTCTCCTATTTGGGGGCGGATTGGTGATAAGTATGGGCGACGTAACATCCTAATCTTCTCTGCAACAGGGCTAGCTTTATCCGTCTTATTGATGGGGTTCGCAACCACGGTGTGGCAACTATTTCTGCTCCGGCTCTTCATGGGGATTTTTACCGGATTCATACCTATGTCTCAAGCGTTAATTGCGACACAAACACCGAAGCGAATTGCCGGGCAGGTCCTTGGTACGCTCCAAACAGGGAGTATTACAGGAAGTTTGCTTGGCCCTTTGATCGGTGGTCTGGTTGCTGACTCTATCGGTTATGGCACGACGTTTCAACTTGTATCGGTGACGGTCTTTCTTTCAGCAATTATTGTGTTCTTAGGGATTCATGAACAAACGATTGAGAAAGAAGAGGAAGGCGAAAAGTCGAGTTATACTTCACGGGAAGTGATTCAGCACATTGTTAGGCATCCGGTGCTCTTGATGGTCATGATTGTGTCCATGTTTGTTCAAATCGCTCATTTTAGTATTCAGCCAATTCTTTCGTTATATGTTGGGGAGTTGCATGGACCTGCGAATTTAGCGCTATTCTCTGGTATCGCCTTTTCGGCAGCTGGGCTCGGTAATTTGTTAATGGCCCAGCGCTGGGGACGAATTGCAGATCGTAAAGGGTATGTGAAAATTCTTGTGTTCCTGCTGTTCATGGCGGGAATTGTGTACATTCCGGCTGCGTTTGTAACGAATATTTGGCAGCTTGTTGGGTTACGTTTCTTGCTTGGTGTTTCGATTGGCGGCATTATTCCAGTTCGGACAGCGTACATTCGCCAGGAAGCTCCTCTCGCGATGCAGGGTGAGGTGCTTGGCTACAATACGAGTATTCGTTTTCTAGGAAATATAATCGGTCCGGCCATGGGTGGGATCCTGTCGGGATTATATGGCTTTTCTGCTGTGTTTTTCGTTACGAGCGGGCTGCTTATTTTGTGTGGGGCAGTTATGTTTATGACGATGCACAAAAATCCCCAAGCAGTACGGCATGCACATTCTGTATAA
- a CDS encoding PTS sugar transporter subunit IIA, with protein sequence MLKKLFGNKEQSVSILAPVQGKVLALEKVPDPVFSEKMMGEGMAVQPTDGTVVSPVEGEVVQLFPTKHAVGLKTKTGAEVLIHIGLETVSMDGEGFEAFVKQGDKVKAGDRLITFDINLVDEKAKSTVTPIIITNSDEFEVKLTDEKEATAGETELLTVNNK encoded by the coding sequence ATGTTAAAAAAACTTTTTGGAAATAAAGAACAGTCTGTATCGATTTTGGCCCCTGTACAAGGGAAGGTTCTGGCTTTAGAGAAAGTTCCTGACCCTGTTTTTTCAGAGAAAATGATGGGAGAAGGAATGGCCGTTCAGCCCACCGACGGAACGGTCGTCAGTCCTGTTGAAGGAGAAGTTGTGCAACTTTTCCCTACCAAGCACGCTGTTGGACTAAAGACGAAAACAGGTGCAGAGGTACTCATTCATATCGGATTAGAAACCGTCAGCATGGATGGGGAAGGGTTTGAAGCCTTTGTAAAACAAGGAGATAAAGTGAAAGCAGGAGACCGCTTGATTACGTTTGATATTAACTTAGTAGATGAGAAGGCTAAGAGTACAGTTACTCCAATTATTATCACAAATAGTGATGAATTCGAGGTTAAATTAACAGATGAGAAGGAAGCTACAGCCGGTGAAACAGAACTGCTAACAGTAAACAATAAATAA
- the treP gene encoding PTS system trehalose-specific EIIBC component, with product MNHKQQAEQILEAIGGKENLSAGTHCVTRLRLALHDEGIVDQERLNEIDAVKGSFSTNGQFQIVVGQGTVDKVYKELIKLADIGESSKDEVKEASKGNMNWLQRAVKTLADIFIPILPAIVTAGLLLGINNILTAPGIFFDEQSIIDVYPQWSGIANMIIVIANTAFAFLPGLIGWSAVKKFGGSPILGIVMGLVLVNPELLNAWSYGDAVKEGTVPTWDLFGMTVEKIGYQGQVLPVLAASYVLTKIELFLRKRVPDSIQLLVVGPIALLVTGFLTFIIIGPITFAIGNAITDGLVSVFDNFAALGGLIYGALYGVMVITGMHHTFLAVDIQLIGSTGTTFLWPMLALSNIAQGSAALGIMAASRDEKLKGLGLSSGISAYLGITEPALFGVNLRFKYPFIIAISSSAIVGLYVAASGVVASSIGVGGIPGIFSIVAEYWLEFAIGMAFVIVVPFVATLLYAKRKRDV from the coding sequence ATGAATCACAAACAGCAAGCCGAACAAATATTAGAAGCCATCGGCGGCAAAGAGAACCTATCGGCTGGTACACACTGTGTCACTCGACTTCGTCTAGCTCTCCATGATGAAGGGATTGTCGATCAGGAAAGGCTAAATGAAATTGATGCAGTTAAAGGTTCTTTTTCAACAAATGGCCAGTTTCAAATTGTAGTAGGACAAGGAACGGTAGATAAAGTATATAAAGAATTAATAAAATTGGCGGATATTGGTGAGTCATCAAAAGATGAAGTAAAAGAAGCATCAAAGGGTAATATGAACTGGCTTCAACGCGCAGTTAAGACATTAGCAGATATATTTATTCCCATTTTACCGGCCATCGTAACAGCTGGTTTACTTCTTGGTATTAACAACATCTTAACGGCACCGGGGATTTTCTTTGATGAACAATCGATTATTGATGTGTACCCTCAATGGTCCGGTATCGCAAACATGATCATCGTCATTGCAAATACCGCCTTCGCCTTCTTGCCAGGACTGATCGGTTGGTCGGCTGTTAAGAAATTTGGCGGTAGTCCAATTCTCGGTATAGTCATGGGTCTTGTCCTTGTAAATCCGGAATTATTGAATGCATGGTCTTACGGGGATGCTGTTAAGGAAGGCACCGTTCCAACTTGGGATTTATTTGGAATGACTGTTGAAAAAATTGGCTATCAAGGTCAGGTGCTGCCTGTACTTGCTGCTTCCTATGTGTTAACGAAAATTGAATTGTTTTTACGTAAAAGAGTTCCTGACAGCATCCAGCTGTTAGTTGTTGGCCCAATCGCTTTACTTGTAACAGGTTTCTTAACCTTCATTATTATTGGCCCAATCACATTTGCAATCGGAAACGCTATTACTGATGGTTTAGTATCTGTTTTTGATAATTTTGCGGCACTAGGTGGATTAATTTATGGTGCCCTTTATGGTGTAATGGTTATTACCGGAATGCACCACACTTTCTTAGCTGTAGACATTCAGTTGATCGGCAGTACAGGAACGACATTCTTATGGCCGATGCTTGCTCTATCAAACATTGCTCAAGGTTCTGCAGCACTCGGTATCATGGCAGCATCTAGAGATGAGAAGCTGAAAGGTCTCGGGCTATCTTCTGGTATCTCAGCATATCTCGGTATAACAGAACCAGCCTTGTTTGGTGTGAACTTACGATTTAAATATCCATTTATTATCGCTATTTCATCTTCCGCGATTGTTGGTCTTTATGTCGCAGCTTCCGGAGTTGTGGCAAGCTCAATTGGTGTCGGTGGAATTCCGGGGATATTCTCTATTGTTGCAGAATATTGGCTGGAGTTTGCTATTGGGATGGCATTTGTTATCGTAGTTCCATTCGTGGCAACATTGTTATATGCAAAACGTAAACGTGACGTGTAA
- the treC gene encoding alpha,alpha-phosphotrehalase yields MTEQPWWKQAVVYQIYPKSFNDTTGNGVGDIQGIIEKLDYLNTLGVDVLWLTPMYKSPQNDNGYDISDYYDIHEEYGTMADFERLLEETHKRDMKLIMDIVVNHTSTEHEWFQESKKSKDNPYRDYYIWKDPVDGGPPNNWQSKFGGNAWEFDENTGQYYLHLFDVTQADVNWENPEVREEIYEMMRFWGEKGVDGFRLDVINLISKNQDFPNDDGSVAPGDGRKFYTDGPRAHEFMHEMHQEVFAPYDLMTVGEMSSTTIDHCIRYTAPEREELSMTFNFHHLKVDYPNGEKWTKAPFDFYELKQILSTWQEEMNQGNGWNALFWCNHDQPRVLSRFGDDVNYPVESGKMLATTIHMMQGTPYIYQGEEFGMTNPGFDSIDQYRDIESLNAYNMLHEKGLSEAEIMGILKQKSRDNSRTPVQWNNEQHAGFTKGTPWIPVAENYPQINAEKVMQEQASIFAHYQKLIELRKDNPIITHGDYQLLLPNNDQIFAYLRQWQGESLLVINNFYGQTATFTLPDDVEVKGASDVMISNYQDAPKDYHHVELRPYESIVYHIRST; encoded by the coding sequence ATGACAGAACAACCTTGGTGGAAACAAGCTGTCGTCTATCAAATTTACCCGAAAAGTTTTAACGACACGACAGGAAATGGTGTAGGCGACATTCAAGGCATTATCGAAAAACTAGACTATTTAAACACACTTGGGGTTGATGTCCTATGGCTGACCCCAATGTACAAATCGCCGCAAAATGATAACGGTTATGATATTAGTGATTATTACGACATTCATGAAGAGTATGGGACAATGGCTGATTTCGAGCGATTGCTTGAAGAAACTCATAAACGCGATATGAAGCTGATCATGGACATTGTTGTGAACCACACGTCAACAGAGCATGAATGGTTCCAAGAATCGAAGAAATCGAAGGATAATCCGTACCGTGACTATTATATTTGGAAGGATCCCGTTGATGGGGGTCCTCCAAATAACTGGCAGTCCAAGTTCGGTGGGAACGCATGGGAATTTGATGAGAACACAGGTCAATATTACCTCCATCTATTTGATGTGACCCAAGCTGACGTAAACTGGGAGAACCCGGAAGTCCGCGAAGAAATTTACGAAATGATGCGCTTTTGGGGTGAAAAAGGTGTCGATGGCTTTCGACTCGACGTTATCAACTTGATTTCAAAGAACCAAGACTTCCCGAATGATGACGGAAGTGTTGCCCCAGGAGATGGGCGCAAGTTTTATACAGACGGGCCGAGAGCTCATGAATTCATGCATGAGATGCACCAGGAGGTTTTCGCCCCTTACGACCTTATGACAGTAGGAGAGATGTCATCAACGACGATTGACCATTGCATCCGCTACACAGCGCCTGAAAGAGAAGAACTAAGCATGACGTTTAACTTCCATCACTTAAAGGTCGATTATCCTAATGGGGAAAAATGGACAAAAGCCCCGTTTGACTTTTATGAGCTAAAACAAATTCTCTCTACATGGCAGGAAGAAATGAATCAAGGCAACGGCTGGAATGCCCTGTTTTGGTGTAACCATGACCAGCCCCGTGTGCTGTCAAGATTCGGAGACGATGTAAACTATCCAGTCGAATCAGGGAAAATGCTTGCGACGACGATTCATATGATGCAAGGAACCCCCTATATTTATCAGGGTGAAGAATTTGGCATGACGAATCCTGGTTTTGACTCGATTGATCAGTACCGTGATATAGAGTCTTTAAATGCTTACAACATGCTCCATGAAAAAGGTTTGAGTGAAGCAGAAATCATGGGGATTCTAAAACAGAAGTCCCGCGACAATTCCCGTACACCGGTTCAGTGGAATAACGAACAGCATGCCGGTTTTACAAAAGGCACTCCGTGGATCCCTGTGGCTGAAAATTACCCGCAGATTAACGCGGAAAAAGTGATGCAGGAACAGGCCTCCATTTTCGCCCATTACCAGAAGTTGATTGAGCTGAGAAAAGACAATCCGATCATCACGCACGGAGATTATCAGCTGCTGCTTCCTAACAATGACCAAATTTTCGCGTATCTAAGGCAATGGCAGGGAGAAAGCTTGCTCGTTATCAATAATTTTTACGGGCAAACAGCAACATTCACTCTTCCTGATGATGTTGAGGTAAAAGGGGCCAGTGATGTGATGATAAGTAATTATCAAGACGCACCTAAGGACTATCATCATGTTGAGTTAAGACCTTATGAGTCCATCGTTTACCACATCCGCTCAACTTGA
- the treR gene encoding trehalose operon repressor yields the protein MKNKFIVIYNDLVKALRQGEFKAGDTLPSENELTIRFETSRETIRKALNLLSQNGYIQKVRGKGSVILDHSKFEFPVSGLTSFHELSNQLGQTVKTHVHELFLETANNQLRSRLNCSEDMRIWKISRSREIDGERIILDKDYILEDVVPGLTKSVAEHSIYDYIENQLELEISFAKKEIVVEPVTEEDKAHLDLDNHSQVAVIRSYVYLADATLFQYTESRHRPDKFQFVDFARRTK from the coding sequence ATGAAGAATAAATTTATCGTAATTTATAATGATTTAGTGAAGGCCCTCCGGCAAGGTGAATTTAAAGCTGGTGATACCCTCCCCTCGGAGAATGAATTAACTATCAGGTTTGAGACTTCTAGAGAAACGATACGAAAAGCACTCAACCTGCTTTCACAAAACGGTTATATTCAAAAAGTCAGAGGGAAAGGTTCAGTGATTCTTGACCACAGCAAGTTTGAATTTCCGGTCTCCGGATTGACAAGTTTCCATGAATTATCCAATCAACTCGGCCAAACCGTTAAAACCCATGTTCACGAGTTGTTTTTAGAAACGGCCAATAATCAATTGCGTTCGCGGCTGAACTGTTCAGAAGACATGAGGATTTGGAAAATCTCACGCTCGAGAGAGATTGATGGGGAGCGGATTATTCTAGATAAGGACTATATACTTGAAGATGTTGTACCAGGATTGACAAAATCGGTTGCCGAGCACTCGATCTATGACTATATCGAGAATCAGCTCGAGCTTGAGATCAGTTTTGCCAAAAAAGAAATTGTAGTCGAACCTGTAACAGAAGAAGATAAAGCCCATTTGGATTTAGACAACCACTCCCAGGTCGCTGTTATTCGAAGCTACGTTTATTTGGCAGATGCTACCTTATTTCAATACACGGAATCAAGACACAGACCCGACAAATTTCAGTTTGTTGATTTTGCCCGGCGAACAAAATAG
- a CDS encoding DUF6933 domain-containing protein yields the protein MFVIGATQKLAKELKKDLEDPEQYQDVSKIYQWHANIITVNRRKCLMLMNNKTGLNLTLFGLRKQQFENIENVIKGSLNQLFQLLKIDKGISDHMLENASGFAFTKTTNRQTLGMMNQVKAMVEDAADGLEYEAIDAEEINYITNAELIYGPLRYSTPVETLKDYFEN from the coding sequence ATGTTTGTCATAGGAGCAACACAGAAGCTAGCGAAAGAACTCAAAAAAGATTTGGAAGATCCAGAACAATATCAAGACGTCTCAAAAATTTATCAATGGCATGCGAATATCATCACAGTAAACAGACGTAAATGTCTGATGTTGATGAATAACAAAACAGGGTTGAACCTAACATTGTTCGGGCTTAGAAAGCAGCAATTCGAGAACATCGAAAATGTAATTAAAGGTTCCTTGAATCAATTGTTTCAACTGTTAAAAATAGATAAAGGAATTTCAGATCATATGTTAGAGAACGCTAGTGGATTTGCTTTTACAAAAACAACAAACCGTCAGACTTTAGGCATGATGAACCAAGTAAAAGCCATGGTGGAAGACGCTGCAGATGGGTTGGAATATGAGGCTATTGATGCAGAAGAAATAAATTACATTACCAATGCTGAATTGATATACGGCCCTCTTAGGTATAGTACACCCGTTGAAACATTGAAGGATTATTTTGAAAACTAA
- a CDS encoding DUF429 domain-containing protein, with the protein MKIVGIDLSGPSNHKDTAVAVFDDQGDTLYLDQLLNTASDQDILSLITNLSAEEQVVVGIDAPLSYEDGGGDRKLEKELRQFTKELGMKSGSIMPPTLTKMIYITARGMKLASLLNHHVNVKVIEVHPGATLAARIPQDEGREHSLFYKRSPESADWIANWMMTFGLRGMQVNLLQTSHLIDACAAAIAAWGYGSPNRNPIWSYDANPPHHPYPFSC; encoded by the coding sequence ATGAAAATAGTCGGCATTGATTTATCAGGACCTTCCAATCATAAGGATACAGCTGTTGCAGTTTTTGATGATCAAGGTGATACACTCTATCTTGATCAGCTTCTAAATACTGCATCAGATCAGGATATTCTTTCACTAATTACAAATTTGTCTGCTGAAGAACAGGTGGTTGTCGGCATTGATGCCCCTCTTTCCTATGAAGATGGCGGTGGGGATCGAAAGCTTGAGAAAGAACTAAGGCAATTCACAAAGGAATTGGGGATGAAGTCTGGTTCAATTATGCCGCCAACGTTAACTAAAATGATATACATTACGGCCAGAGGAATGAAGCTTGCTTCTTTGTTGAATCATCATGTGAATGTTAAAGTTATTGAGGTTCATCCTGGAGCAACTCTAGCTGCAAGAATACCTCAGGATGAGGGACGAGAGCACTCGCTATTTTATAAACGTTCCCCTGAAAGTGCGGATTGGATCGCGAACTGGATGATGACTTTCGGTTTAAGAGGAATGCAAGTAAACCTCCTGCAAACGAGTCATCTCATTGACGCCTGTGCCGCTGCTATTGCAGCTTGGGGTTATGGGAGTCCAAATCGTAATCCAATATGGAGTTATGATGCCAACCCGCCACATCATCCTTATCCCTTTTCTTGTTAG